CATCAATTAATTGAACACCCATAACCCATTTCGCCATTTTACGGGACATTAACAAAGAAATGAAGGAACCAGCAAAACCGGCGATGACGCTAAAGGCAAGTAGGGAACCGTAACCACCGCCACCAATATAACTTTCTACACCTAGTAACGTGGTGATCGTGGTAATGGTGATTAATACGAGAATATTAACGAAAATAAATAAGGAAATCCGTTTAAACAATTAAGCCCCTCCTAATAATGAACCTTATCTTAATAAGGCGTTCATCAATAATGAAACAAACATTATAAAGCTATATACGAAAAAATAAAAAGAAAGTTTCAATATAACTTCTCACCACTAAGAACAGAAAAAAATTTAGGCTATGTAACTTCATAGGGGAATTCAATTGCTATTCTTCGCCATTTCTCTTCCTAATTCGCAGCGAGAACCTTAATCGTTTGGATTTTAATGTATTCTTATGAAAAAAATATAAAAAAGAAACTTATGGAAATTCAGGTACTTATGTATTAATATAAGTGAAGTAAATAGTTCGTTATAACGAATTTAGGGGGACGTTTTGTGCGTAACAAAGGTATATTGTCATTGGTTTCTGTAGGTCTATTTGCTTCATCATTGTCAGTAGTGGTTGTTAAGGCAGAAGTAAACGATAACGGCTTGGCGAGGAAGGCCTTTGAAAGCCAATTGGAAAAGCCTCTTGAAAAAGGTATTATTGATTCTAAAACATTTAATCAACTTGAAAAAAAACTAAATGGTTCTCAATCGCTATCAGTTAAAGGTTCTAACAAAATGGGTAGAATGAGTAGTTCTTCCAGTAGTAATTATATTTTGGAAACTGAGCCCAATAACGACTTTGGTTCAGCAGATAATACTTCTTATGAAAAATCATCTATTGGTCAGTTGCTTCCTTTGAATGATTTGGATTTACATAAAGTGGTCGTTCCTAGTGATGGCGTTTTGTTAGTAGCAGGATTTACGGACTCATACTTTATCGATCTTGGGTTCGGGGCAGTTCAAAAAGATTTTGTTGAAAGCAATAACTTAGAATATTTAGGCTATGAGGAAGATGAGGATGGAGTTGAAATACAAGCGTATCAAGCTAAGAAGGGCACATACTATGTGGGTGTCATAGACCTAGACAACGAATATATTGACGATAATACAACAGAAGACATATACGCTATCGGAACTGGATTTGTAGACAATGTTAAACCATCTAAGCCAACAGTTTATAAGGTTGATAATAATGACAAAGTATTAACTGGAAAAGCAGAGGCCAGTGCTACTGTTACTGTTAAAAATGGAAGTAAGGTGTTAGGTTCAGCAAAAGCAACATCAAAAGGTACATTCTCTATTAAAATACCTGTTCAAAAAGCAGGGACTAAATTGACAATCACAGTTAAAGATAGTGCCGGCAATGTGAGTTCAAGTGTATCGGTAACTGTTGCTGATGTTGTTGCACCAAGCAAGCCAACAGTAAATAAAGTAGATGATAACGATAAAGTTGTAAAAGGGAAAGCTGAAGCAAACTCAACTGTAACTGTTAAAGTAGGAAGTAAATCCATTGGTTCAGCAAAAGCTAGTTCTAAAGGTATCTACTCAGTTAACATTAAAGCACAGAAAAAAGGAACTACACTTTCTATAACTGCAAAAGATAAAGCAGGGAATACTAGTTCTAAGAGAACGATTATAGTGGTAAAACATTAAAGGTTAAAAGTATACACAAGTCGAGGTTAACTCCTCGGCTTTTTATATTGGTTTTGGAATAATTTTCGCTACGATGGCATCTTAGAGGAGCTAAAAAAAACCTTTATGAAGAAAGGAGAATGAATATGGAAAACTTAATACAAATAACTCCTTTAGTGTTTTGGGCAGTAATAATAATAGGGGGAATTTACTTATTAGCAAGGTATATAAAGAAATGAAAAATATTTTAATATTCTTAGGGATTGTGGCCGTTTTAATTATAGGGGGAAGTATTCTCTATTTTTCCACACAACCTACAAGTGCGGAATTAGAATACTCTGAACAATTAAAATGGGATGTCCATAAATACTTAATCAATGAGAAGAACTATGTTGAAGACAACATAGAAGAAATTAAAGTGACTGATAACGCTAAGCTAAAAGGAAAGAAAAGATTTGAAATAGCTGTTGATTTAAAGACGATAAAGACAGTGTATATTACTACCAGTATGATAAAAAATCCGGGAAAGTAGAACAATTTGCAGTGACAGGTAAAAAACACGAGGAATAATAAAATATTTTACTTCAATAATGAAGGTTGCTGCTGCGGCAACCTTTTTCTTACGGAACAAACGGGGCAGCTAGTTAAAATGTCGGTTTAAACTATATACCTCTCTCTAATTTAACCTCGGTCTGCTTTAATTTAGTATTAATCACAAATTAACCCAATTATTTTTGGATATTTATGTTAATATCTACTTAAGTATCTAAACGATTGAAACATAGTAGTAAAAAGGTACGTAAATTCAATGAAGTCGACAAATTTATAAAAGGGGTAAGTTATGAGTAAAAAAACTGAAGAACAAAGTAAAATACAAAAACCTTCCCTGGATAGAGCCGGTCAAAGAGCGTTTATGGGAAATCCTGAGGAATTTAAACTTTCTTTTTATGGGATCTTTATGGCTCTCATTCCCATTATCATATTAGGAATTATCGTTTGGTTAAATTGGTAATGAACCAACACTAATTTAATATGGTATTTGAGTGGACGAAAGTTGAAAACACGTATAAAAAGCCCCGATTAGAGGCCTTTTTGTATACTCGCTAACAACGTACTCTTTGCTGAATAAGAAGAAAGTAGTGAGGTAAATCCTCCCTGATTAAAGCTATCTGCTAAAATGGAGACGCAATTATCATTCCCATTTATTTATTGTAGGGGGTTAAATCAATTTCTTCGGCGACTCGTTTATAGAATACCGAATTCCCCTCGATATGATCCCACTGAAAAATACCAACAAATTGATACTTATTAGTTTTAAAAATGGGGTCCTTAACCTTCATAAATGTAATTCGATCTCTTGGTTTACCCTCCGGGAGGTTGAGCGGAATATAATCCTTTTCCATTCTTTTTTCTTCAATTTCTGTCCAATTTTTGTTAAAAAGGTTAATCCATCCTCGAGTATTTGAGACATTTCCTTGTCCAATGTCTATAGATAACTGGGGGAACCACATCATATAGCGTTCATTAAACTTCCAATAAGATTTTTGAAGACTATCATAATTCTTTCCTAGACAACGCATCGCCTCTGAAATTGTACGAAACGTAAACTCATCATAAACGGATAATGTACCCTTCTTGACTGCTAACGCTGCATAATCTACGTCTTCAGACCAAGGTATTATCTTGCTGTTAGAAGCCATTTTATTGATTAGTTGAACGATCTCTTCAATTTTAGTATGTATCATTTCTATTGAGTCAGTGGCATCTATTCGTTCAATCTTAATTTCATTTTCCTTAACTGCTTGAAACATTTTTCCAATCTCTAATGTTCGAATTTCATCATTAAGTGCGTTACTTTTGTGATGCCCTTCGTCACATTCAATCCCTAAATGAATCTGCGGGAAATATAGATCAAGCAAGGCGTATTTACCATCCGCTCAGATGATAAGGAGTTTCAAGCGTTATTTAGTGATAAAGAATACTATTATAATGAACTTATGGGTGTATTTCTTGGTAATGTTAAAACTAATTAGGATGTATACGAAATGTTTCGTAATTGGGTTGATGGAGTGCTATACCCATTTAGGAAGAGAGCTAAATAGAAAAGAAAGGATTTTTTCTCTCTTAATGGTTAGTTCTATTTATCATTGTATAAATGTAACCTCTTTACTAATTTCCATATTTTACACCTCCTACTTGGACGTGAATGCGTTTACATTTAAATTTGCAATGATAACGTTGTAAAATTTCCTGTTTAAATAATCAACTATATTCACCTCTTAATTTACTAAACATATTGGTGTATAATAAATAAATCCATATAAAGACGGAGATGAATGCTTTGGTTACAATTACTGATATCGCGAAGCTTGCCGGAGTTGCTAAGAGTACAGTTTCACGTTATCTAAATAATGGTTCTGTTAGTGAGGCAACGAAAAATAAAATCGAACGTGTGATAAATGAAACCAGCTATGCTCCTAATGCCTTCGCTCAAAGTTTAAAAGCAAAGAAAACTAATATAATCGGTACCATCGTACCGAGACTTGATTCGTATGCTTCTTCTCATACGTTAATTGGCATTGATGAACAATTAAGAGAACTAAATTATCAAATGCTGATCTCAAATACCGGTCAGGATTTAGATCGGGAAATTGAAAATATTTACACACTGGCTAAGCAAAAGGTTGCGGGAATGATTTTGCTTCCATCCCAAGTTACAGACGCCCATTTAGAGGCCTTCAAAGAGCTGCACTTGCCCGTTTTACTGGTTGGTCAGCAGCATGAAACAATTCACAGCATCATACACAATGATTATGAAGCAGCATATGATCTCGGAAAACATGTGCTGGAAAAAGGTCACCGTAAGATTGCTTTTTTGGGCGTAACAGGAAAAGATATTGCTGTAGGAGTCATGCGAAAAAAAGGATTTCAGCGGGCGATAGATGAAAAATCAGACTGTGAAGTAAGGTATTATGAAACAAGCTTCAGCATAACAGATGCATTAATCAATGTCCCCTCTATTATTGAAGAATTCACTCCCTCTATTATCGTATGTGCAACTGATAATATAGCGATTGGTGCTTTGAAAGCAGCTTATTTAAGAGGTTTAAAAATCCCAGAAGACTTGTCGATTACTGGATTTGGTGGTTATGAAGTAACAGAGATGATACACCCAGGCATAACTACAGCGAAATTTTACTACAAAGAAGCAGGACAAATGGCAGCTAAAAGTATCGTGAAGCTTGTTAACGGGGAAGAATTACCAAAATTATCTCTATCAAAATATAAAATTATTGAAAGAGAAAGCGTTGACAATCGTTTACTACACGGATTATAATCAAAATGAAATCGGTTACCAAATATTCCCCTTCTAAAATGGAACCGGTTTCTGTGAATCAACTTGTTGATATTATATTTTTTTGGTTTATGCTGGAACCGGTTCCGTTGCTTAATTTATTCATATATTTTTTTGAATTCAAACGGAACCGGTTCCAAGTCAGCGTTTATAAACGTTTAAAAGGAGGATCATTATGAATTATAAAGAAGTATCCCAGGAAATATTGGAGGCAATCGGCGGGAAAGAAAATGTGGCAGCTGCAGCACACTGTGCGACTCGGCTCCGCTTAGCTTTACATGATGAAGATAAAGTCGATCAAGCAAAACTAGATGAGATGGATGCAGTAAAGGGAACATATTCAACTGGAGGACAATACCAGATTATTATCGGTGCGGGAACTGTTAATGAAGTATACAAAGAGTTTTCAAAGCTAACTGGACTTACTGAAATGTCGACGAAAGATGTAAAAGATGCTGGTTCGAAGAAAATGAATCCGCTTCAGCGCTTTGTAAAAATGCTTTCTGATATTTTTGTTCCTATTATTCCTGCAATTGTTGCCGGCGGTCTATTGATGGGGATTAACAACTTGCTCACAGCACCTGACTTATTTATCGCAGGGCAATCAATTGTCGAAGCTAACCCGGGATTCGCAGATTTAGCAGCTCTAATTAATACATTTGCCAACGCAGCATTCGTATTCCTTCCAATCTTAATCGGTTTCTCTGCCACACAGCGGTTTGGCGGAAATCCTTATCTGGGTGCTACACTTGGAATGCTAATGGTTCACCCTGACTTATTGAATGGTTGGGGATACGGAGGAGCCTTAGTAAGCGGTGAAATTCAAGTCTGGAATATTCTCGGATTTGAAATTGAAAAAATCGGATATCAAGGCACTGTGTTGCCGGTACTTGTTGCTTCCTTTATTTTAGCAAAAATAGAAACGTATTTGCGAAAAGTCATTCCTTCCGCACTAGACAATATTTTAACACCATTATTGACAATTTTTATTACTGGTATCTTAACGTTCACAGTAGTAGGACCGATTACTCGTGCTACAGGGAACTTATTAACAGACGGTCTCATCTTCTTATATGATGGAACTGGTTTTATCGGAGGAGCTATTTTTGGACTTCTTTACGCACCAATCGTTATCACAGGTATGCATCATAGCTTTATTGCTGTAGAAACACAATTGCTTTCTGATATTTCAAAAACTGGGGGCTCTTTTATTTTCGCAATTGCAGCAATGTCCAATATTGCTCAAGGTGCAGCAACCCTTGCAGTTACTTTCATTACGAAAGATAAAAAAACAAAAGGTACGGCATCTGCAGCGGGTATTTCGGCTCTTTTAGGGATTTCAGAACCTGCAATGTTCGGTGTTAACTTAAAACTGAAGTATCCATTTATTGGAGCAATTATAGGTTCAGGAGTGGCTTCTGCTTTCGTCACCTTCTTCAAAGTAAAGGCGATTGCACTTGGCGCTGCAGGTTTACCAGGGATTATTTCCATCAAAACAGATACAATTACCTTTTATATAATTGGTATGGCCATTTCCTTTGCTGTTGCCTTTATCGCAACATTCAGTTTAGCAAATCGGACAGATAAAAAAGTTGCTGCCCTTTCTCGAAAAGAAGCAGCCTAATTTATTAATATGAAAAGGGCTGTTCGAAACAAGGAACAGCCCTCTGATTTTTTAAAGGAGTTTGATCACATGGGATGGACAAAAGAACAGCGTTATCGCCGCGTTGAAGATGTTAATCAGGTAGAGCTACAAAATTTGCAAACAAGAGTAAATGAATGCACATGGCGACAAACCTTTCATATACAGCCTTTATCCGGCCTACTTAATGACCCTAATGGCTTCTCTTTTTATCATGGCGAGTACCATTTATTCTACCAATGGTTTCCACTTGGTCCTGTACATGGGTTGAAGTATTGGTATCATACGAAATCAAAAGATCTTGTTTCTTGGGAAAATGCCGGCATCGGGATCGCACCGGATGATTATTATGACAGCCATGGAGCCTATTCCGGAAGTGCTATTGAATATGAAGGAAAACTATATTTATTTTATACCGGCAACACCCGTGATGAGAATTGGCAAAGACATCCCTATCAATGTATCGCCATCATGGAGAAAACGGGACAAATTGAAAAATTGACCCATCCATTCATTCGGGACGTACCAGAAGGATATACTAATCATTTCCGCGACCCGAAAGTTTGGAGAGAAAATGATACCTTTTATGCAGTAATCGGTGCACAGCGGAAAGACAAAACAGGATGTGTCGTCCTTTATCGTTCCTCCAATCTAGTAAACTGGACATTTGAAGGAGAGTTACAAACTGACCTCGGAACTTTTGGATATATGTGGGAATGTCCAGATTATTTTGAACTGCAAAACTATGGTGTACTGATGTTTTCTCCACAAGGTTTGGAGCCCAAGGGAGACCTTTACCACAATATTTATCAATCCGGTTATGTTATTGGCAGCAAGCTAGATACAATAACCCACTCATTATCACATGGCTCTTTTCAGGAACTTGACAGAGGCTTTGATTTTTATGCGCCGCAAACAATGGTTAATCCTGACGGAAGGCGTATCCTTGTCGGATGGATGGGCTTGCCTGAAATCGACCTACCCACAGACAAAAATGGCTGGGCGCATTGTTTAACACTGCCAAGAGAATTATCTGTTCGAAACGGCAAACTGATTCAGCGGCCAGTGCAGGAACTTCAAGCGCTACGCAGGCAGGAAACTGAAGTAAAAGGTGTTTTGAAGAACACCAAGAACATGTATGAAGAATTCAAAGGAGTATCCTATGAAATGGTATGTGAATTTGAAAACAACGATGCCGTTGAATTTGGTATTGAATTCAGGGCCGGTGATGATGAAAAAACGGTCATTAAATATGATACTGTAGAGAAAAAAGTCATTCTTGACCGCTCTTCTTCAGGTGAGACCGTTGGAGAAGCTTATGGAACAATCCGAAAATGCTTTGTGAATACCAAAAAAATTAAGTTTCATTTATTTGTAGATACCTCTTCTGTTGAGATTTTCATCAATGACGGTGAAGAAGTATTCACGAGCCGGATCTTCCCTCGTGAAAACAGAAATGAAATTCGTTTCTTTGCATTATCTGGAAGCACCACTTTTCAAGCAAAAAAATGGAGTTATGTATGAAAGCGAGAGGTAAGGTATGAGAAATTTATATGCAATCGGTGAAGTATTAATTGATTTTATCCCCCTTCAAAAAGGAATCGCACTAAAAGATGTAATGGAATTCGAGCGTGCTCCAGGAGGCGCTCCAGCGAATGTTGCTGTATCAGTTGCCAGAAATGGCGGCAATGCATCGATAATTACTAAGCTCGGAATGGATTCATTTGGGGACTTTCTTTTAGAACAATTGCAGCAAGCCGGCGTGAAAATAGATAAAATTACGAGAACGAATGAAGCCAACACAGGCCTTGCTTTTGTATCTTTGCTTGAAAATGGTGAACGTGATTTCTCTTTCTACCGCAATCCTTCTGCCGATTTGCTGCTTCATGAGACTGAAATTAACGATAGCTGGTTTGCAAACGGCGACCTCCTCCACTTCTGTTCAGTCGATTTAGTGGAAAGTCCTATGAAGCATGCGCATGTGAAAGCCATTACTTCTGTAAAAGCAAAAGGCGGAATCATCAGCTTTGACCCAAATGTCCGCCTTCCGCTTTGGACTGATCCTGAAGAATGCCGGAAAACGATTTTAGAGTTTGTTCCAATGGTTCATATTGTGAAAATTTCTGATGAAGAGCTTGAGTTTATTACCGGGATTACTGACAAAGAAAAAGCAGTTTCTTCGTTATTTACTGGTGCTGTTAAAGCAGTAATTTATACAAAAGGAGCTCAAGGTGCCGAATTATATGTAAGAGGTAAAAAATACGAATCAACCGGGTATCGCGTCGGCGTACAGGATACAACAGGGGCTGGGGATGCATTTATCGGAGGCTTGCTGTATCAGTTATTAGAAAAAGACGTTCGGCAAGGAAATCTGGAAGAAGTTCTTGAACTTCATCACCAAGAAATCCTAAGCTTTGCAAACGCTAGTGGCGCTCTTACTACGACTGGAAAAGGAGCAATCTCTTCCATTCCGGCCAAAGAAGCGATTTATCAACTGCAGCAAATCGATCAATAATGGCGCCTGCCCTAAACGGAAAAGTACCGACCGATTGGCTTGCTAAGTTGATAAGGACCGATTAAAAGGCCTTGGAGCTGCTGGCGTTTTGGAGGTAGGAAATAACATCTAGGCAATTTTTGGACCGAAATCAGACCAGCTAAAAGAACAAATCAAAAAAGTGATTGCTTAAGAAATTTGCTGTTCAGCCAGAATATTAAAAATAATTGGAGGTATTACTTTGTTAAAAAACTTATTTGGAAAAAAACAAAAATTTCGAAAATAAAATTAGTATCGCCAATTGAAGGAGAAATTTTAAAGCTTGAAGATGTACCGGATCCAGTTTTTTCACAGAAAATGATGGGAGATGGTATTGCTTTCTTTCCTATCGAAGGGAAGGTAGTGGCACCGGCTGATGCAAAAGTCATCAATGTCTTCCCGACGAAGCATGCCATTGCATTGGAAACGGCAGAAGGGCTGGAAATATTGATTCATATTGGATTGGACACGATTAACATGAAAGGAGAAGGGTTTTCCGTTTGTGTGGCAGAAGGTGACCAGGTTAAAGCAGGAGACATATTGGTCACCTACAGCCTTGAACTAGTAAAGGAAAAAGCATCAAGTACTATTACACCGATGATCATTACCAATGGAGACATTGTGACACATTTAGAGTATCACTATAGTGGACAATCTGTAGCCGGTAAAACGACCGTTCTGGTAGTTACCTTAAAATAGGGGAATGAGTAAAATAGAAGAAACTCGTTAAAGAACTAAAGAACAAATGACCAAGAGATATCCACCCCAGAAATGGGGTGTTTTTATTTTAACTAAGTTGGTATCATAACTTACGGAATTGTGTTACTTTAGGTGATAATTTGCACTTATTTTAAGTGCTATTTTGCACGTATATTATTACTGCAGTTTTCCGGGGCTGCCATTTGGTGACCTTTTTGCTTAATGAACTTCCTCAGTTTAATAGATAATGCTCACGAATACTCGCTTATTCGCAGGATTTCAAACCACATGGTATAGGTTGCTTTAGATGAACGAAAGAGATAGGACCGTTTTGATAAGATGAGGGCAGATTGAAATAGGGGATCTATTGAAAATCCCATATTATTACATATACTGCACGCATTTTCCACGCTGCCCTTGGAGGCTTTCCCTCCCATGTCTCAACGGGTCATATTCATATGCCCTTTCATTCCTTCGTCATGCCTATCCAAGGGGTGGAGGCCGGTTTTGCTAACGGAACGGGTCATTGCCCTTTTGTTCATTACATCCAGTACTCGTGCTTTCTTTGAATTCCTACGAATAAGCCAATGCTCGTGAATGACATTATCAAAAGGTAAGTTTCATGCTGCTTCTGGAGTGATCGGGTAAACTTTTTCTGGGGAATAGTCAGA
The DNA window shown above is from Peribacillus sp. FSL P2-0133 and carries:
- a CDS encoding Ig-like domain-containing protein; translation: MRNKGILSLVSVGLFASSLSVVVVKAEVNDNGLARKAFESQLEKPLEKGIIDSKTFNQLEKKLNGSQSLSVKGSNKMGRMSSSSSSNYILETEPNNDFGSADNTSYEKSSIGQLLPLNDLDLHKVVVPSDGVLLVAGFTDSYFIDLGFGAVQKDFVESNNLEYLGYEEDEDGVEIQAYQAKKGTYYVGVIDLDNEYIDDNTTEDIYAIGTGFVDNVKPSKPTVYKVDNNDKVLTGKAEASATVTVKNGSKVLGSAKATSKGTFSIKIPVQKAGTKLTITVKDSAGNVSSSVSVTVADVVAPSKPTVNKVDDNDKVVKGKAEANSTVTVKVGSKSIGSAKASSKGIYSVNIKAQKKGTTLSITAKDKAGNTSSKRTIIVVKH
- a CDS encoding LacI family DNA-binding transcriptional regulator; protein product: MVTITDIAKLAGVAKSTVSRYLNNGSVSEATKNKIERVINETSYAPNAFAQSLKAKKTNIIGTIVPRLDSYASSHTLIGIDEQLRELNYQMLISNTGQDLDREIENIYTLAKQKVAGMILLPSQVTDAHLEAFKELHLPVLLVGQQHETIHSIIHNDYEAAYDLGKHVLEKGHRKIAFLGVTGKDIAVGVMRKKGFQRAIDEKSDCEVRYYETSFSITDALINVPSIIEEFTPSIIVCATDNIAIGALKAAYLRGLKIPEDLSITGFGGYEVTEMIHPGITTAKFYYKEAGQMAAKSIVKLVNGEELPKLSLSKYKIIERESVDNRLLHGL
- a CDS encoding sucrose-specific PTS transporter subunit IIBC, with the translated sequence MNYKEVSQEILEAIGGKENVAAAAHCATRLRLALHDEDKVDQAKLDEMDAVKGTYSTGGQYQIIIGAGTVNEVYKEFSKLTGLTEMSTKDVKDAGSKKMNPLQRFVKMLSDIFVPIIPAIVAGGLLMGINNLLTAPDLFIAGQSIVEANPGFADLAALINTFANAAFVFLPILIGFSATQRFGGNPYLGATLGMLMVHPDLLNGWGYGGALVSGEIQVWNILGFEIEKIGYQGTVLPVLVASFILAKIETYLRKVIPSALDNILTPLLTIFITGILTFTVVGPITRATGNLLTDGLIFLYDGTGFIGGAIFGLLYAPIVITGMHHSFIAVETQLLSDISKTGGSFIFAIAAMSNIAQGAATLAVTFITKDKKTKGTASAAGISALLGISEPAMFGVNLKLKYPFIGAIIGSGVASAFVTFFKVKAIALGAAGLPGIISIKTDTITFYIIGMAISFAVAFIATFSLANRTDKKVAALSRKEAA
- a CDS encoding sucrose-6-phosphate hydrolase, which encodes MGWTKEQRYRRVEDVNQVELQNLQTRVNECTWRQTFHIQPLSGLLNDPNGFSFYHGEYHLFYQWFPLGPVHGLKYWYHTKSKDLVSWENAGIGIAPDDYYDSHGAYSGSAIEYEGKLYLFYTGNTRDENWQRHPYQCIAIMEKTGQIEKLTHPFIRDVPEGYTNHFRDPKVWRENDTFYAVIGAQRKDKTGCVVLYRSSNLVNWTFEGELQTDLGTFGYMWECPDYFELQNYGVLMFSPQGLEPKGDLYHNIYQSGYVIGSKLDTITHSLSHGSFQELDRGFDFYAPQTMVNPDGRRILVGWMGLPEIDLPTDKNGWAHCLTLPRELSVRNGKLIQRPVQELQALRRQETEVKGVLKNTKNMYEEFKGVSYEMVCEFENNDAVEFGIEFRAGDDEKTVIKYDTVEKKVILDRSSSGETVGEAYGTIRKCFVNTKKIKFHLFVDTSSVEIFINDGEEVFTSRIFPRENRNEIRFFALSGSTTFQAKKWSYV
- a CDS encoding carbohydrate kinase, giving the protein MRNLYAIGEVLIDFIPLQKGIALKDVMEFERAPGGAPANVAVSVARNGGNASIITKLGMDSFGDFLLEQLQQAGVKIDKITRTNEANTGLAFVSLLENGERDFSFYRNPSADLLLHETEINDSWFANGDLLHFCSVDLVESPMKHAHVKAITSVKAKGGIISFDPNVRLPLWTDPEECRKTILEFVPMVHIVKISDEELEFITGITDKEKAVSSLFTGAVKAVIYTKGAQGAELYVRGKKYESTGYRVGVQDTTGAGDAFIGGLLYQLLEKDVRQGNLEEVLELHHQEILSFANASGALTTTGKGAISSIPAKEAIYQLQQIDQ
- a CDS encoding PTS glucose transporter subunit IIA, with protein sequence MLFSQNIKNNWRYYFVKKLIWKKTKISKIKLVSPIEGEILKLEDVPDPVFSQKMMGDGIAFFPIEGKVVAPADAKVINVFPTKHAIALETAEGLEILIHIGLDTINMKGEGFSVCVAEGDQVKAGDILVTYSLELVKEKASSTITPMIITNGDIVTHLEYHYSGQSVAGKTTVLVVTLK